AACCGTTCACATGCCATTCCCGGCAACAGCGCCTTGGACAACGCCGCGTAGGCGGCCAGGTTGGCCTGCTCGGCCGAAACGCGCTGGGCCAATGCGGTCGAGATCTCCATCTCGTGGCTTCGTAACAGCATCCCGATCTCGAACTGGCACACCACATTCAAACCCGTATTGTCGTTGGTGAGCCTTACGCGGACACAGGCGGCCTGCCAGCCATCCGGCCCGGAGGGCGCCGTCAGTGGCACGAGCACCTTGAACTGAAAGTGCTCGGGCACCAGCCCTCCCTCCACACGGTTGGAACCACACGTCCCAGGAACCTGGGCCGCGCCCATCAGCAGGAGCGCCATCACGCAACTGCCCAGGACTCTTCCCATCACGGCCCTCCACACGGTGCCGGAGGCTACGGTGCCGGTAAGGCCACGCTCAACGCTCCGGGCCCGGTCTTCAACAACTTGTCCTACTGTTGGACACCTTCGCGGTTGACGCGTCAATGCCCGTGCCGGACCGGTCTTTGACGCGTCAAAACCCCTCGGAACCGGCTCCTCCTGACACGGTTTCCCCCTCGTTCTCCTCTGGAACGCGCCTCGAGCGGCCTCCCGGCACGGTTGCTGCTCTGGGCCCTCCGCGCACCCCACGTCGGGTGCTGGCTTCCCACGCTCGTCAGGGGAAGCCCCAGGAGCCACCATGAATCCATCGTCCACACCCCTTCGCACGGCGCTCGCACTGCTCATCGCCGTCACCTCGGGCTGCACCCGCAGCGACTCCTCCGTGGAGTCCGCTCGGCCCGAGACCGCCGTGAGCGCCCAGCCCCTCTTCACCAACGGCAACTTCGAGGAAGGCACGCTCAATGGCTGGAGCGTCAGCACCTACCTCAATCGCGGCATCACCCTGCCGCCCACCAGCACCTCGGATCTCAAACTCCAGACGGGAGGCATCGACCGCACCGCCGCCAGACAGGCCTCCGGCGGCCCCGAGAGCGCCATTCCCGCCGGCCTCACCGCCGCCCAGTCGCTGCGCTGGCCCCGCTATGGCCAGTGGGCCGCGGTGGTGAACGAGCTGGGCAACAGCAACAACGTCAACCGCCTGGTGCAGTCCGCGACGCTCGCCTCCTCCGACGTGGACCCCGCCGATGGCAAGGTGCACGTGCGCTTCGCGCTCGCCCCGGTGCTCCAGAATCCGAGCCACTCGCAGGAGCAGCAGCCCTACATCTACATCACCCTGCGCAACGTGACGCGCGGCACCGTGCTCTGGAGCACCTTCAACTTCGCCAACCAGCCCGGCGTCCCCTGGAAGACCACCGCCGACAACATCCAGTACACCGACTGGCAGTCCGTCGACGTCGCCCCCGGTGACGCGCAGCTGTCCATCGGCGACACCGTGGAGCTCGACGTCATCGCCGCGGGCTGCTCGCAGGGCGGCCACTGGGGCCATGTCTACGTGGACGGCTTCGGCGCCTTCCTCCCCGGCCTCTCCATCGCCGCCACCGCCGTGACGTCGGCCAACGCGGACTCGGACCTGACGTACACGTACCTGGTCAAGAACTCGGACACGAGCCCGGCCCGCGACACCACCGTCACCATCGTCCTCCCGGAGGACACCTCGTTCGTCTCCATCGACACGCCGCCCGGCGTCACCTGCTCCCACCACAGCGCCACCCGCACCGTGACGTGTGACCTGGGCACGATGAACCCCACCGCCAGCACCTCCTTCGGCGTGAAGGTCCACATCGACCCCGACGCCACCGGCACCGTGTCCCACGGCAACTACTCCGTCGACGCCCAGGGCGTGTCCCCGCTCATCGGGCCCCTCGTCCAGACGGCCATCACCACGGGCGCCACCTACGCCGACCTCTCCGCCTCCCTCTCCGATGGCGTCGTCGCCGTCGGCTGGGACAAGCCCGTCCACTCCGTCCTCACCGTCACCAACCACGGGCCCAACGCCGTCACCGGCGCCTCCATCGACCAGGACTTCCCCTCGGACCTCACCGGCATCTCCTGGACGTGCACGGCCACCGGTGGCGCCACGTGCCCGGCCGCCTCGGGCACCGGCAACCTCCACACCACCGCGAACCTCCCCGTGGGCGGCACCGTCACCTATACCGTGGATGCGCGCGTCGTCCCCGGCTCCGGCTCCGGCACGCTCACCCAGCGCGCCTCCGTCTCCGTCCCCGCTGGCATCCAGGACCCGAATGGCGGCAACAACACGGCCGTGGACGTCAACGGCATCGGCACCCTCCACACCGTGACGGTGCAGAAGGACCCCGAGGGCCAGGGCAGCGGCACCGTCGTCACCAGCCCCGCCGCCATCCACTGCGGCCCGTCCTGCGACTCGGCGAGCGCGGACTTCCTCGAGGGCTCCCTGGTGAGCCTCACCGCCACGGCCCAGCCGGGCAGCACCTTCGCGGGCTGGAGCGGCGGCTGCTCCGGCACCACCAACCCCTGCACCCTCACCGCCAACGCGGCGGCCACCGTCACCGCGCTGTTCAACATCAACACGTATCCCATCACCACCCACCTCAGCGGGCCCGGTGGCTCCGTCTCCTGCCCCTCGCCCATCACCCACGGCCAGCCCGTCACCTGCACCGTCACCGTGACGCCGGGCTACACGCTCGCCTCGCTCACGGACAACGGCACCGAGGTCACCTCCTCCGTCTCCGGCGGCACCTACGTGCTGACGAACGTCACCGGGCCGCACGACCTGGTCGCCGGCTTCACGAAGCGTCCGGGCACGGACTGGGGCGGCGAGTGCACCACCGACAGCGAGTGCTCCACCGGCTTCTGCGCCGATGGCGTGTGCTGTGACACCGCCTGCGATGGCCAGTGCGAGGCCTGCAACGCGGCCGGCAGCGTGGGCACCTGCGGCGCGGTGACGGGCACTCCGCGTGGCGACCGTCCGGCCTGCGCCGCGGATGGCACCGAGTGCGGCGGCGTCTGCGACGGAACGAAGCGCGACACCTGCTCCTACCCCAGCGAGTCCGTGCAGTGCGGCACGCCGAGCTGCTCCGCGGGCATGGCCACCACGGCGGGCACCTGCGACGGTGCTGGCGCCTGCGCCACCGAGACGCTGAGCTGCGGGGACTACGTCTGCGGCGAGGTCGCCTGCCTGGCCACCTGCACCACCGATGACCAGTGCGCGGACAACGCCTTCTGCCTCTCCGGCCAGTGCAAGCCCAAGGGTGAGCACTCGCAGTGGCTCGCGCAGGGCAGCGGCTGCTCCAGCACCGGTGGCGCCGGCTCGCTGCTGCCGCTGATGCTGGGCTCGCTCGCCGCCTTCCTGCGCCGCCGCCGGGGCCCGGGCGCGGTGCTCGCCGCCGCCGCCGCGGTCTCCGCTCCCGCCGCCGCCCAGGCCCAGGACGACCTGAGCCGCTCCTTCCTCGTGGAGCGCTTCCAGCCCCAGCCCGGCCGGGATGACCTGCTCGGCGTGCAGTCCGCGCACGTCCCCGACCACCTCACCTTCAGTGGCCGCCTCTTCGCCGACTACGCCCACCAGCCGCTGCGGCTCGTCTCCGTCGACAACCCGAGCTTCCAGCGCGTCCTCGTGGGCGGCCAGACGTACCTCACGCTCGCGGGCTCCGTGGCGCTGTTCGACCGCTTCGAGCTCGGCGCCGCCCTGCCCATGATGGTCTACCAGACCACCGGCGGCGCCAGCATGGTGGACCCCAGGCTCCAGGGAGGCCTCACCCCCACGGCGTTCTCCGACCTGCGCGTCAACCT
The sequence above is drawn from the Archangium gephyra genome and encodes:
- a CDS encoding OmpA family protein, which gives rise to MNPSSTPLRTALALLIAVTSGCTRSDSSVESARPETAVSAQPLFTNGNFEEGTLNGWSVSTYLNRGITLPPTSTSDLKLQTGGIDRTAARQASGGPESAIPAGLTAAQSLRWPRYGQWAAVVNELGNSNNVNRLVQSATLASSDVDPADGKVHVRFALAPVLQNPSHSQEQQPYIYITLRNVTRGTVLWSTFNFANQPGVPWKTTADNIQYTDWQSVDVAPGDAQLSIGDTVELDVIAAGCSQGGHWGHVYVDGFGAFLPGLSIAATAVTSANADSDLTYTYLVKNSDTSPARDTTVTIVLPEDTSFVSIDTPPGVTCSHHSATRTVTCDLGTMNPTASTSFGVKVHIDPDATGTVSHGNYSVDAQGVSPLIGPLVQTAITTGATYADLSASLSDGVVAVGWDKPVHSVLTVTNHGPNAVTGASIDQDFPSDLTGISWTCTATGGATCPAASGTGNLHTTANLPVGGTVTYTVDARVVPGSGSGTLTQRASVSVPAGIQDPNGGNNTAVDVNGIGTLHTVTVQKDPEGQGSGTVVTSPAAIHCGPSCDSASADFLEGSLVSLTATAQPGSTFAGWSGGCSGTTNPCTLTANAAATVTALFNINTYPITTHLSGPGGSVSCPSPITHGQPVTCTVTVTPGYTLASLTDNGTEVTSSVSGGTYVLTNVTGPHDLVAGFTKRPGTDWGGECTTDSECSTGFCADGVCCDTACDGQCEACNAAGSVGTCGAVTGTPRGDRPACAADGTECGGVCDGTKRDTCSYPSESVQCGTPSCSAGMATTAGTCDGAGACATETLSCGDYVCGEVACLATCTTDDQCADNAFCLSGQCKPKGEHSQWLAQGSGCSSTGGAGSLLPLMLGSLAAFLRRRRGPGAVLAAAAAVSAPAAAQAQDDLSRSFLVERFQPQPGRDDLLGVQSAHVPDHLTFSGRLFADYAHQPLRLVSVDNPSFQRVLVGGQTYLTLAGSVALFDRFELGAALPMMVYQTTGGASMVDPRLQGGLTPTAFSDLRVNLKTALLRSEDFGLAVSLPVTFPTAPPDSYLGGGSVTFNPTLVGEWRGPRGSAVMANAGLFFGKPQQFLNLHLGTSVTYGLGGKVDLVPRWKLALLSTLAGEVGLNSPSVPTSPLELLVALRLGYFKNLEMTLGGGPGLTNGFGTPRFRVLAALSYAPSDALKRPVQPAPAPVNPIVVAPPPPPPPPALVAHDDEGRVLAGQSITLNILQNDEGQPGELLRVAELGTTSGGGIVETTPEGVLRYTAKEGFSGRDTFTYRVTGGPERSAMANVAVLVEAPPPPPPPPAPAKVVVEKGKLRTMDKVFFATAKDNVLPESQTILDQVAAVLESNPDIQKLRIEAHTDSAGKATYNKDLSQRRAKWVREYLVQKGIAPQRLTSEGFGMEKPIDTNATPEGRANNRRVEFVVLE